The Arthrobacter sp. PM3 genome contains the following window.
AAGGACGAGGACCGTGCCCGCGAGCTCGCCGAGACCATGGTGGCCCTGGGCAAGGACGCCGGCGTGAACACCGTGGCCCTGCTGACCAACATGAACACGCCACTGGGCCTCACTGCGGGCAACGCGATCGAGGTTGAGGAGTCGGTGGAGGTCCTGGCCGGCGGGGGCCCGGAAGACGTCGTCGAACTCACCGTACGGCTCGCGGAGGAAATGCTGGCGTGCGCCGGTGTCCGCGACGCCGACCCCCGGGCCGCCCTGCGCGACGGCCGGGCCATGGACGTGTGGAACCGGATGATCGAGGCCCAGGGCGGCGACCCGCGCGCCAAGCTTCCGGTCGCCAAGGAATCCGAGGTCATCTACGCCCCGGCCGACGGCGTCCTGGTGGAGCTCGACGCGATGGCCGTCGGCGTCGCCGCATGGCGCCTCGGCGCCGGCCGCGCCCGCAAGGAGGACCAGGTCCAGGCAGGGGCCGGGGTGCGGATGCACGCCAAACCGGGCGCCACGCTCCGCGCCGGCGAGCCGCTCATGACGCTGCTGACGGACACCCCGGAGAAGTTCGGCCGTGCCAAGGAAGCGCTGGAGCACGCCGCCGTGATCGCACCGGAAGGCTCCCGGCCCGCCCAGAAGCTGATCATCGACCGCATCGCCTGAGGACCCGGCGGGCCGACAACCCCGCGTTGCCCCATCACGTATGGCCCTTAAACAGCCCTCAACCCAGAGATTTGGCCGCCATGCGTGATGGGGCAACGGGCTGGGCGGGGCAGTACACTGACAGCACAACTTTCCGGGAGAAACCGGGCCCCGCCGTGCGTTAGGAAGCTGTGCAGGCAATCAACGACTTCATCCTCGCCGCCGCAGGGCAGCCCTGGGTCCTCGTTCTCGTGTTTGCCTGCTGTGTCATCGATGGCTTCTTCCCGCCGATCCCCAGCGAATCGGTGGTGGTGGGCCTCGCCGCCGTCGCTGCCACCGCGGGCGTCCCCAACCCGGTGCTCCTGATCGCGACCGCCGCCGCCGGGGCCTGGGTGGGAGACAACCTCGCCTACCTGATCGGCCGCAGGACCGGGACCCGCCGCTGGGCCTGGATGCGCGGCCCCCGGATGCAGGGGGCCTTTGCCTGGGCCGGACGGGAACTGCGGAAACGGGCCGCGTCACTGATCCTCGTGGCGCGCTTCGTACCGATCGGGCGGGTGGCCGTCAACCTGACCGCCGGCGCAACGCACTACCCGCGGCCCAGGTTCATGGGCCTGACGGTGCTCTCGGCGGTGCTCTGGGCCGGGTACTCGGTGGGGATCGGCCTGTTCGTTGGTCCGTGGTTCGAGAAGAACCACGTCCTCGGCGCGAGCATCGCGATCGTCTGCGCGATTGTCCTGGGCCTGTTCGTCGACTTCGTGATCAGCAGGGTCCGCGGCCGCACAACGGAGGAACCGGCCTCTTCGGTCCCGCCCGCCGAGACCTAGCGCATCCGTTGCAGCACCCGGTGCAACCTGCTCCGCCGTGACACGGCGGCCGCCCGAAGATCCGCCGCCTGCAACGTAGCGGACCGCGCCCCGGGCGTGGGACACTTAGGAGCGATTTGCGTCACGTCCGCAGGGCGCAGTCCGTCCCAGGTTCCACCCGCACGCCAGTGGCATCGCCGTCACGGTGTGATTGTCCGTAACCGTTCACCCGTCCGCACCCATTCATCGAGGAGCACCGCCCGCATGGAGTTCATTAACGAGGCCGTGCTCCATGCCGCGGGTCAGTGGTGGATCTACCCCCTCCTGCTGGTCTTCTTCTTCGTGGACGGCTTCGCGATGGTGGTCCCCAGCGAGACCCTCATCGTTGCCCTTTCGGCGTACTCCGTGCACAGCGGCCAGCCCAACCTCTGGATCCTGGGGCTCACGGCACTCGTCGGGGCGATGGCCGGCGACAACATGGCGTACCTGCTCGGCCGGAAGATCGGCCTGGAACGGTTCCGCTGGATGCGGAAGCCCAAGGTCCAGAAGGTTTTCGCCTGGGCACACTATGAGCTCGAAAAGCGCGGCGCCGTCCTGATCTTCACGGCCCGCTACATCCCGTGGGGCCGCGTGGCCGTCAACTACGTGGCGGGAACGACGGCGTTTCCGCACCGGAGATTCTTCTTCCTGGACGCTTTCGCCTGCCTGACGTGGGTCGCCTATTCGATCGGCATTGGCCTGCTGGCCAGTTCCTTCCCGTGGCTGCACCACAACCCGCTGCTCAGCGCCGGGATCGCCGTGGTGTTCGCGATCGTGCTCGGGGTCCTCATCGACCACCTGCTGCGCTGGTGGCACAAGCGCCTGGGGCGCCACGACACGCGCCCGGACCGGACCGCGGAAGCGCCCGCCCCGGAACATGCGGCCCAGGGGCACGCTACCCAGGGGCACGCTACCCAGGGGCACGGCGCGATGCTGGCCGGCCCGGGCTCTGAAGCCGGAGCCTCCGGAAAGTAGCATCCGGCGCCCCGCGACCCTATGGTTGGAACGTGACTGAGACTATTCCTGACGCTGCCCCTGACCTCGACTTCGACCTGAAGGTCCTCCCCAAGGTTTCCCTTCACGACCACCTGGACGGCGGCCTGCGCCCGGCCACCATCATTGAACTGGCCGAGACCGTCGGGCACACGCTGCCCTCGACCGATCCCGTCGCCCTGGGGGAGTGGTTCCGGGAATCCGCCGATTCCGGTTCGCTGGTGCGCTACCTGGAAACCTTTGACCACACCATCGCCGTGATGCAGACCAAGGAAGGCCTGTTCCGCGTCGCCAAGGAATTCGTCGAGGACCTGGCCGACGACGGCGTCGTGTACGGCGAAGTTCGTTGGGCCCCCGAGCAGCACCTGCAGAAGGGCCTCAGCCTGGATGAGGTCGTGGAGGCCGTCCAGGCCGGACTCGACGCCGGCGTGGACGCCGTTGCCGAAACCGGCCGCGACATCCAGGTGGGCCAGCTCATCACCGCCATGCGCCACGCCGACCGCGGCCAGGAAATCGCCGAACTCGCAGTCCGCCACCGGAACCGGGGCGCGGTGGGCTTTGACATTGCCGGCGCCGAGGACGGCTTCCTGCCCGCCCGCTTCCGGGACGCGTTCACGTACCTCGCCCAGCACAACTTCCCGGCCACCGTGCACGCCGGCGAGGCCGCCGGCCTGGACAGCATCCAGTCCGCCCTGGTGGACGGCCGCGCCCTGCGCCTGGGCCACGGCGTGCGGATCGCCGAGGACATCTCAATCGAATTCGAAGAGGTCGACGAGGCCTGGGAGGACTCCGAAGGCTTCGGCGAGGAAGTCAGCGACACCATCGGCATGGTGACCCTGGGCGAGCTCGCCAGCTGGGTGCGGGACCGCGGCATCGCCCTGGAGATCTGCCCGTCCTCGAACCTGCAGACGGGCGCCATCTCCGGCTTCGGTGAAGGGATCGAAAGCCACCCGCTGGACATGCTCTACCAGCTGGGCTTCAACGTCACCATCAACACCGACAACCGCCTGATGAGCGGCGTGACCCTCACCGACGAGTTCGAACTTCTGGTCGAGACCTTCGACTACGACCTCGACGACCTGCTGGAGCTCACCCTCAACGCCGCCGAGGCCGCCTTCCTCCCGCTGGAGGAGAAAGAAGCGCTGGTCGAATACATCAACGAGGCCTACGCCGACCTTGGCTAACGAGGACCCGACACCCGTCCGGGGGCAGCCCGTGCCCGCGGCAGCGGAGCTCGTCTCCGTCATTGCCGCCCTGCGCGAGCACTGCCCCTGGATGGGTGCCCTCACCCACGAGTCCCTCGTCGAGTATCTCCTCGAGGAGGCCTACGAGGTGGCCGAAACCATCGAGACGGGCGGCGGCGACACCGAGCTCAAGTCCGAGCTCGGTGACGTGCTGCTCCAGGTGGTCCTGCACGCCCGGCTCGCCGAGGAGCGCGGCGCCTTCGACCTCGACGACGTCGCGCGCTCCCTCAGCGCCAAGATGATCCGGCGGAACCCGCACGTGTTCCGCCCCGACGGCTCCCTGCAGGATTCCTTCCCGGCAACGGTCGAGGAAATCGTCCTGACCTGGGACGCCGTCAAGAAAGCCGAAAAACCCGACCGCGGCCACGCCTTCGACGGGGTTCCCGCGGCGCTTCCCGCGCTTGCCCGCGCCCAGAAACTCCTGGACCGTGCCGAACGCGCCGGCCTGCCCGCGGCCGCGGCCGGCACCAATGCGGCCGGCACCGCCGTCGGGATCCCCGGCACCGAAGACGAACTCGGTGAGCTGCTGTTCGGGATCGCGGCCGGCGCCCGGGCGCACGGGCTCGACGCCGAACGCGCCCTGCGCGGCGCCCTGCGCCGCTTCCAGGACAGCCACGGCCCCACGCCGTAGCAACAGCAGTGCCGGCCCCGCGTCGGCGGCACTATAGCGCCGGGATTCTGGAACCAGCATCATGACGTCCGGGGTTTGGATAGGTTTCCGTAACCTCCGCCACTCTCGACTAGGCTAGTAGCGACGACGACGTCGGTCTTTCCGTCTGATGTACAGCCAGATCCCAAGCAGTCAGATTCCCTGCAGATCGCTTCACCCAAAGGAGCATATCCATGGCGCTTATCGATGCCATCCACGCCCGCGAAATCCTCGATTCCCGTGGCAACCCGACCGTAGAAGTTGAGGTCCTGCTCTCCGACGGCCAGATCGGCCGCGCAGCAGTTCCCTCCGGCGCCTCCACCGGCGAACACGAGGCCGTTGAGCTCCGCGACGGCGACAAGGGCCGCTACCTCGGCAAGGGCGTCCAGAAGGCCGTTGACGCCGTCATCGACCAGATCGCCCCGGCCCTGGTCGGCTTCGACGCGACGGACCAGCGCAGCATCGACCAGGCCATGATCGACCTCGACGGCACCGCCAACAAGGGCAAGCTCGGCGCCAACTCCATCCTCGGCGTCTCCCTTGCCGTGGCCAACGCCGCAGCCGCCTCCGCCGACCTGCCGCTGTACAAGTACCTGGGCGGCCCGAACGCCCACGTCCTGCCCGTGCCGCTGATGAACATCCTCAACGGCGGCTCCCACGCAGATTCCGACGTCGACATCCAGGAATTCATGATCGCCCCGATCGGCGCCGAGACCTTCTCCGAGGGACTGCGCTGGGGCGTTGAGGTTTACCACAACCTCAAGTCCGTCCTGCAGGCCAAGGGCCTGTCCACCGGCCTCGGCGACGAGGGCGGCTTCGCCCCGAACCTGCCCTCCAACCGCGCCGCCCTGGACCTGATCCAGGAAGCCATCAAGAACGCCGGCTACACCCCGGGCAAGGACATCGCCCTGGCCCTGGACGTCGCCTCCTCCGAGTTCTTCACCGACGGCGCCTACCAGTTCGAGGGCAAGGCCCTGAGCGCCACCGAGATGAGCAACTACTACGCCGAACTCGTGGCCGACTACCCGCTGGTCTCCATCGAGGACCCGCTGGACGAGAACGACTGGGAAGGCTGGAAGACCCTCACCGACGCGATCGGCGACAAGGTCCAGCTCGTGGGCGACGACCTCTTCGTCACCAACCCGGTCCGCCTCCAGCAGGGCATCGAGTCCGCCACGGCAAACTCGCTGCTCGTGAAGGTCAACCAGATCGGTTCGCTGACCGAGACCCTGGACGCCGTGTCCCTGGCCCAGCGCGCCGGTTACACCACCATCACCTCGCACCGCTCCGGCGAGACGGAGGACACCACGATCGCCGACATCGCCGTTGCCACCAACGCCGGCCAGATCAAGACCGGTGCACCGGCCCGCTCCGAGCGCGTCGCCAAGTACAACCAGCTGCTGCGCATCGAAGAGGAACTCGACGACGCCGCACGCTACGCCGGCCGCAGCGCCTTCCCGCGTTTCAAAGGCTAGTTAGCCGCTAAAACCGGTGACCGGTGGCTATGGTTGAAAGACCATGGCCACCGGTTCTGTTTTTGGTCCGCTGTTGAAGGAGTGACATGGCTACCCGACGCCCCAATGTTCCCCGGGCTACGCCCGCGGCGCCCAAGGCGGCCACGCCGCCGGCGGACGCCGGCACGGGGCCGGCAGGCGACGGCGGCGACGTGATCCGGGCGGACTTCGGCGGCGCGAAGGCATCGGCAGCAAAGCCGCCGACATCGGCAGGGGCAGCGGCCCCTGGGGCGGCCAAACCCGGACCCCGGTCTCCGGCGTCGGGCACCCCGGCCCCCGGCAAGCGCCGCCCGGCAGCAGCGCCGGGAACCAGGCCGGCACCCGGAAAAGCCGGCGGAAAGCCCGCCCGCCGCCCGGCCGCGGGGGACGCCGGCGACTCGCTCGATCCCGTCCCCGCCAAGGCATTCTCCGGCAGGCTGCTGGCCCTCGGCGTCGTCATGGTCGCCATCACGATCCTGCTTGCCCCGACCGTGAAGATATTCCTCGACAAGCGCGCCGAGATCGCGGCCCTGCAGGCGGATATCGCGGCCAAGCAGGCCAAGCAGGAGGACCTCAAACGCCAGGTGTCGCGGTGGCAGGATCCCAACTACGTCAAGCAGCAGGCCCGCGACCGCATTAACATGGTTATGCCCGGAGAGACGGGCTACTGGGTCTTCGGCAGCGATCTTCCTGCCGCTCAGGCCAGTGGCTCGGCAGGGGCAGCAACAGCACAAGACCCGGCCAACCTGCCGTGGGTGGACGCCCTGTGGGAGTCCATCCGGCGATCGGCAACAGACTAGGAGCGGCGCCCGCCGCCGCGGTTGTCCCGCAGGCAACCGCAGACCAGGGCAGGAAGGTGCCACTCCCGTGGACCAGAACCGAGTGGACCAGAACCAGGAACACACAGTGCCGGAAAATACAGTGCCGGAAAATACAGCGCAGGCGTCCCGCCGGCCGTCCCCACACGACCTCGAGGTCCTCAGCCGCCAGCTGGGCCGGCCGGTGCGGGACGTCGTCGAAATCCCGGCCCGCTGCGCGTGCGGCAACCCGCTCGTGGCGGCCACCTCGCCGCGGCTCAGCAACGGCACGCCGTTCCCCACTACGTTCTACCTCACGCATCCGGTGATCACGTCCGCGGTGTCACGGCTGGAAGCGGCCGGGCTGATGAACGAGATGAACGACCGGCTCGCCGCCGACGCCGGCCTCGCCGCCCGCTACCGCGACGCCCACGAGGCCTACCTGGCCTCCCGCGCCGAAATCGGCGCGCGCTCCGGCACCGGCGCCGTCCCGGAGATTGACGGCATCTCCGCCGGGGGCATGCCGACCCGCGTCAAGTGCCTGCACGTCCTGGTGGGCCATTCGCTGGCCGCCGGGGCCGGCGTGAACCCGCTTGGCGACGAGGCCATCGCGGCCATCGCCGAGTGGTGGACCGCGGACCGCTGCTATTGCGACGGCGCCTGGGACACCGGGGGAGAGGCCCCTTCCCGGGACCTCAGCCGCCACGGGCCGCAGGGCCTGCCCGAGATCGTGGGACGTCCCGCCCCCGTGCGCAAGTCCCGCACCGCCGGTACGGAGGACGTAAAGTGACCCGCGTTGCGGCAGTGGACTGCGGCACCAACTCGATCCGCCTGCTGATCGCAGATATAGAAACAGAGGCCACCGCCGCCCGGCCCGCCCCGCGGCTGAGCGACATCGTGCGCGAAATGCGCGTCGTCCGGCTCGGCCAGGGTGTGGACTCCACCGGCGAACTTGCCCAGGAAGCCCTCGAGCGCACCTTCGCGGCAACCCGGGACTACGCCGCCCTCATCCGCGGGCACGGCGCCGAAAAAGTGCGTTTCGTAGCCACCTCGGCCACCCGAGACGCCAGCAACCGCCAGGTCTTCGTCGACGGCATCCGCGGCATCCTCGGCGTCGAACCCGAGGTCATCACCGGCGACGAGGAAGCCGCGCTGTCCTTCGCCGGCGCCAGCAGCGTCCTGCCCTCCCGCGGCGCCGACCCCGTGCTGGTGGTGGACCTCGGCGGCGGCAGCACCGAGTTCGTGCTCGGCAACGCCGACGGCGTCATCGCCGCCCGCTCGGTCGACGTCGGCTGCGTCCGGATGACCGAACGGCACCTGCGCGCGGACCCGCCCACCGCGGAACAGATCGCGGCTGCGGAGGCCGACGTCGACGCTGCCATCGCCGAGGCGGCACGGACCGTGCCGCTGGACCGCGCCACCGCCGTCGTCGGCGTCGCCGGCTCCGTCACCACGATCACCGCGCACGCGCTGCGCCTGCCGGAGTACTCGCCGGCCGCGATCCACGGCACCGAACTGGACCTGGAAGCGGTGCGGAAAGCCTGCACCGAACTGCTGGACATGACCCGGGCCGAACGCGCGGCCCTGCCGTACATGCACCCGGGCCGGGTGGACGTCATCGGGGCCGGCGGCCTCGTGTGGCGCCGGGTCCTGCAGCGCCTGGCCGAGGCCACGGCCGGCCGCATCACCACGGCGGTGACCAGCGAACACGATATTCTTGACGGAATTGCCCTCAGCATCAGCTAATTTTGACCGCGATGTTATGCATCAGCCGGTGTGCACCAGCCGTTGTGTACCGACACCGTGCTTGTGCCGCTGGCGCTTGCGCCGATAGGACCTGTATGACCAGAGCAACAGCCCGGCGCCGCCGGACCGCCTCCGCGTTGATGGCCTTGGCCCTTGCCGGCGGCACCGCCTCGGCCGCCCTCACGGCTGCCCCGGCCGCCTACGCCGACTCCTGGCGGGACAAGGAGTACTGGCTCGCCGAATCCGGCATCACCAAAGCCTGGGACGTGTCCAAGGGCGCCGGCGTCAAGGTCGCCGTAATCGACAGCGGCGTGGACGGCGCGCACCCGGATCTGGCGGGCGTGCTCGCCGGAGGCACGGACATCTCCGGCGCCGGAAGCCCCAACGGGCAGGAAAGCATCGGGGCCAAGCCCGAGCACGGGACCCTGGTGGCCACCATGCTTGCCGGGCGCGGGCACCAGCCCGCCGGGTCCACGGCCAAACCGACGGCCAGCGCCTCCGGCCCTGCAGCGGGCGCTGCCGTCGGACCCGACGGGATCGTCGGCGTCGCCCCGGAGGCCCGGATCCTGTCCGTCTCCACCTGGCTGGGGTCCGCCAACCCGGGCGGCAAAACCGACCAGGACCAAATCCCGGAGGCCGTGCGCTGGGCCGTGGACAACGGCGCCCGCGTCATCAACATCTCCCTTGGCAGCACCTCGCCGGAATGGCCGCAGAGCTGGGACGCGGCATTCCTCTACGCCGAACAAAAGGACGTCGTGATCGTCGCCGCCGCGGGCAACCGGGTGGGCGGCAACATCCAGGTCGGGGCCCCGGCCACCATCCCCGGGGTGCTGACCGTCGCGGGCCTGGACCGGACGGGGACGGCGAGCATCGACTCCTCGTCCCAGGGCATCAGCATCGGCGTTGCCGCACCCGCCGAGGGCCTGGTCGGCGGGATGCCCGCCGGCGGCTACGCCGAGTGGGCAGGAACCTCCGGCGCCACCCCCATCGTCGCCGGCGTCGCCGCCCTCATCCGCTCCAAGTGGCCCGAGATGTCCGCGAGCCAGGTCATCAACAGGATTGTCAGCACGGCCAAGGACGCCGGGGCCCCGGGGAAGGACCCGCTGTACGGCTTCGGCGTGCTCGACGCCGAAGCCGCCCTCAAAGCCGACGTCCCGGAAACCAAGGTCAACCCGCTGGGCTCCATTTCCGACTGGATCAGGGTCCAGCGGCGCGGGAACCCTGCCACGACGGCGCCGGCCGCCGCGCCCTCGCCCCCGAGCGCCGAGCCCACCCTGCCCGAGGCGACCGTGCCGGTCGCGGAGAAACCCTCGCAGCTGGACAGCGCCGTGCCGGCCGCCGTCGTGCTCGGCTTCGGCCTGCTGTTCGTCGGTATCATCGCCGGGGCCGCCGTGCAGTTGCGTGCCGCGATGCGCACCCCGCCGACGGACACCCGGGGCGGGTCGGAGGGCCCGGGCGGGGCCGGTTCGGGGACCGCGGATTCATTGGATTCCAGCAGCCAGTCATAGTTAGTGAAGGTTTTCACAAACTACTGTATTCTTGACGCATGGCATCCTCCCTTCAGCTCCAGGACCGTCCCCGTGTGCTCGTCGTCGGCGGCGGGTACGTCGGCCTGTATGTAGCCCTCAAACTGCAGAAAAAGATCGCGAATGCAGGTGGCATCGTCACCGTCGTCGATCCGCTGCCCTACATGACCTACCAGCCCTTCCTGCCGGAAGTTGCCGGCGGCAACATCGAGGCCCGCCACGCG
Protein-coding sequences here:
- a CDS encoding DUF501 domain-containing protein, yielding MPENTAQASRRPSPHDLEVLSRQLGRPVRDVVEIPARCACGNPLVAATSPRLSNGTPFPTTFYLTHPVITSAVSRLEAAGLMNEMNDRLAADAGLAARYRDAHEAYLASRAEIGARSGTGAVPEIDGISAGGMPTRVKCLHVLVGHSLAAGAGVNPLGDEAIAAIAEWWTADRCYCDGAWDTGGEAPSRDLSRHGPQGLPEIVGRPAPVRKSRTAGTEDVK
- a CDS encoding S8 family serine peptidase, which encodes MTRATARRRRTASALMALALAGGTASAALTAAPAAYADSWRDKEYWLAESGITKAWDVSKGAGVKVAVIDSGVDGAHPDLAGVLAGGTDISGAGSPNGQESIGAKPEHGTLVATMLAGRGHQPAGSTAKPTASASGPAAGAAVGPDGIVGVAPEARILSVSTWLGSANPGGKTDQDQIPEAVRWAVDNGARVINISLGSTSPEWPQSWDAAFLYAEQKDVVIVAAAGNRVGGNIQVGAPATIPGVLTVAGLDRTGTASIDSSSQGISIGVAAPAEGLVGGMPAGGYAEWAGTSGATPIVAGVAALIRSKWPEMSASQVINRIVSTAKDAGAPGKDPLYGFGVLDAEAALKADVPETKVNPLGSISDWIRVQRRGNPATTAPAAAPSPPSAEPTLPEATVPVAEKPSQLDSAVPAAVVLGFGLLFVGIIAGAAVQLRAAMRTPPTDTRGGSEGPGGAGSGTADSLDSSSQS
- the eno gene encoding phosphopyruvate hydratase; its protein translation is MALIDAIHAREILDSRGNPTVEVEVLLSDGQIGRAAVPSGASTGEHEAVELRDGDKGRYLGKGVQKAVDAVIDQIAPALVGFDATDQRSIDQAMIDLDGTANKGKLGANSILGVSLAVANAAAASADLPLYKYLGGPNAHVLPVPLMNILNGGSHADSDVDIQEFMIAPIGAETFSEGLRWGVEVYHNLKSVLQAKGLSTGLGDEGGFAPNLPSNRAALDLIQEAIKNAGYTPGKDIALALDVASSEFFTDGAYQFEGKALSATEMSNYYAELVADYPLVSIEDPLDENDWEGWKTLTDAIGDKVQLVGDDLFVTNPVRLQQGIESATANSLLVKVNQIGSLTETLDAVSLAQRAGYTTITSHRSGETEDTTIADIAVATNAGQIKTGAPARSERVAKYNQLLRIEEELDDAARYAGRSAFPRFKG
- a CDS encoding Ppx/GppA phosphatase family protein, coding for MTRVAAVDCGTNSIRLLIADIETEATAARPAPRLSDIVREMRVVRLGQGVDSTGELAQEALERTFAATRDYAALIRGHGAEKVRFVATSATRDASNRQVFVDGIRGILGVEPEVITGDEEAALSFAGASSVLPSRGADPVLVVDLGGGSTEFVLGNADGVIAARSVDVGCVRMTERHLRADPPTAEQIAAAEADVDAAIAEAARTVPLDRATAVVGVAGSVTTITAHALRLPEYSPAAIHGTELDLEAVRKACTELLDMTRAERAALPYMHPGRVDVIGAGGLVWRRVLQRLAEATAGRITTAVTSEHDILDGIALSIS
- a CDS encoding DedA family protein is translated as MQAINDFILAAAGQPWVLVLVFACCVIDGFFPPIPSESVVVGLAAVAATAGVPNPVLLIATAAAGAWVGDNLAYLIGRRTGTRRWAWMRGPRMQGAFAWAGRELRKRAASLILVARFVPIGRVAVNLTAGATHYPRPRFMGLTVLSAVLWAGYSVGIGLFVGPWFEKNHVLGASIAIVCAIVLGLFVDFVISRVRGRTTEEPASSVPPAET
- a CDS encoding adenosine deaminase, which produces MTETIPDAAPDLDFDLKVLPKVSLHDHLDGGLRPATIIELAETVGHTLPSTDPVALGEWFRESADSGSLVRYLETFDHTIAVMQTKEGLFRVAKEFVEDLADDGVVYGEVRWAPEQHLQKGLSLDEVVEAVQAGLDAGVDAVAETGRDIQVGQLITAMRHADRGQEIAELAVRHRNRGAVGFDIAGAEDGFLPARFRDAFTYLAQHNFPATVHAGEAAGLDSIQSALVDGRALRLGHGVRIAEDISIEFEEVDEAWEDSEGFGEEVSDTIGMVTLGELASWVRDRGIALEICPSSNLQTGAISGFGEGIESHPLDMLYQLGFNVTINTDNRLMSGVTLTDEFELLVETFDYDLDDLLELTLNAAEAAFLPLEEKEALVEYINEAYADLG
- a CDS encoding DedA family protein, with the protein product MEFINEAVLHAAGQWWIYPLLLVFFFVDGFAMVVPSETLIVALSAYSVHSGQPNLWILGLTALVGAMAGDNMAYLLGRKIGLERFRWMRKPKVQKVFAWAHYELEKRGAVLIFTARYIPWGRVAVNYVAGTTAFPHRRFFFLDAFACLTWVAYSIGIGLLASSFPWLHHNPLLSAGIAVVFAIVLGVLIDHLLRWWHKRLGRHDTRPDRTAEAPAPEHAAQGHATQGHATQGHGAMLAGPGSEAGASGK
- a CDS encoding septum formation initiator family protein, whose amino-acid sequence is MATRRPNVPRATPAAPKAATPPADAGTGPAGDGGDVIRADFGGAKASAAKPPTSAGAAAPGAAKPGPRSPASGTPAPGKRRPAAAPGTRPAPGKAGGKPARRPAAGDAGDSLDPVPAKAFSGRLLALGVVMVAITILLAPTVKIFLDKRAEIAALQADIAAKQAKQEDLKRQVSRWQDPNYVKQQARDRINMVMPGETGYWVFGSDLPAAQASGSAGAATAQDPANLPWVDALWESIRRSATD
- a CDS encoding MazG nucleotide pyrophosphohydrolase domain-containing protein; this encodes MGALTHESLVEYLLEEAYEVAETIETGGGDTELKSELGDVLLQVVLHARLAEERGAFDLDDVARSLSAKMIRRNPHVFRPDGSLQDSFPATVEEIVLTWDAVKKAEKPDRGHAFDGVPAALPALARAQKLLDRAERAGLPAAAAGTNAAGTAVGIPGTEDELGELLFGIAAGARAHGLDAERALRGALRRFQDSHGPTP